The following proteins are co-located in the Gossypium hirsutum isolate 1008001.06 chromosome A02, Gossypium_hirsutum_v2.1, whole genome shotgun sequence genome:
- the LOC107951134 gene encoding homeobox-leucine zipper protein HAT22 — MGFDDICNTALGLGLGCLVKQENISQLDHHQQKKQQLFLKHDHFSPSLLSLAPSYDTCAIIDAYQQQASSLSAASSFSNSSVKRERDLGGEEVELERICSRVSDEDDEGSPRKKLRLTRQQSSILEDKFKQHSTLSPKQKQALAEELNLRPRQVEVWFQNRRARTKLKQTEVNCELLKKCYETLTEENKRLQKEVEELKSLKVTAPCYMQVGAATLTMCPSCERVDNVGENPSTTLFTLGQKSHFITPFTHPSAAC; from the exons ATGGGGTTTGATGATATTTGTAACACTGCCCTAGGTCTCGGCCTAGGCTGCCTTGTCAAGCAAGAAAACATTTCGCAGttggatcatcatcaacaaaAGAAGCAGCAGTTGTTCCTCAAACATGACCACTTTTCACCATCTCTTCTTTCTCTAGCTCCATCGTATGACACATGCGCTATTATTGATGCCTACCAACAACAAGCCTCATCTCTCAGTGCAGCATCTTCGTTTTCAAACTCGAGTgttaagagagagagagatttaGGTGGTGAAGAGGTAGAATTGGAGAGAATTTGTTCAAGGGTGAGTGATGAAGACGACGAAGGTAGCCCCAGAAAGAAACTTAGGCTCACCAGACAACAATCTTCCATTTTAGAAGACAAATTCAAACAACACAGCACTCTCAGTCCT AAACAGAAGCAAGCTTTAGCTGAGGAGCTGAATCTAAGGCCACGCCAAGTGGAAGTATGGTTCCAAAATAGGAGAGCCAG GACAAAGCTTAAACAGACTGAAGTGAACTGTGAGTTACTGAAGAAATGTTATGAAACACTAACGGAGGAGAACAAGAGGTTGCAGAAGGAAGTGGAAGAGCTTAAATCATTGAAAGTAACAGCTCCATGCTATATGCAGGTGGGAGCAGCTACCCTCACCATGTGCCCTTCCTGTGAGAGGGTTGACAATGTGGGTGAAAATCCTTCCACCACCCTTTTTACCTTGGGACAGAAATCTCATTTCATCACTCCCTTCACTCACCCATCTGCAGCTTGTTAG
- the LOC107951133 gene encoding homeotic protein knotted-1: MEEYNRVNGNSIPKGNFVYASPDVATETNTSQNPPKLHLLRDQQEAEDMKAKIIAHPHCSNLFEAYMDCQKVGAPPEVAARLAAARQEFEARRRSAVSSTRDTIKEPELDQFMEAHYGMLVKYRDELMRPMQEALDFTRRTEAQLNRVSNGLVQIFNSDEKCDGVGSSKEEENNNHNNGETKTSPRAEDRELKNQLLWKYRGYLSSLKQELSKKKKKGKLPKESRQKLLTWWELHYKWPYPSETEKVALAESTGLDQKQINNWFINQRKRHWKPSEDSQFMVMDGLHSPNAVLYMDGHYMGGGPYSPGPS; encoded by the exons ATGGAAGAATATAATCGAGTAAACGGGAACAGTATCCCGAAGGGAAATTTCGTTTATGCATCTCCAGATGTAGCAACTGAAACCAACACCTCACAAAATCCACCAAAGCTCCACTTATTGAGAGACCAACAAGAAGCGGAAGATATGAAAGCCAAGATCATTGCTCATCCTCACTGCTCTAATCTCTTTGAAGCTTACATGGATTGCCAAAAG GTAGGAGCTCCGCCTGAAGTAGCAGCCCGGCTAGCAGCGGCTCGACAAGAGTTTGAGGCAAGGCGGCGATCTGCAGTGTCATCGACAAGAGACACCATTAAAGAACCGGAACTTGATCAGTTTATG GAAGCTCATTATGGCATGTTGGTCAAATATCGAGATGAACTGATGAGGCCAATGCAAGAAGCTTTGGATTTCACTAGGAGGACCGAAGCTCAACTTAACAGGGTCAGCAATGGCCTAGTGCAGATCTTCAATTCTg ATGAGAAGTGTGACGGTGTTGGTTCATCTAAGGAAGAAGAAAACAATAACCATAATAATGGAGAAACCAAAACCAGCCCTCGAGCCGAAGATCGAGAACTGAAGAACCAACTCCTGTGGAAATATAGAGGCTATTTAAGTAGTCTAAAGCAAGAACTttccaagaaaaagaagaaagggaaacTACCCAAAGAATCTAGGCAAAAATTGCTTACTTGGTGGGAGTTGCATTACAAATGGCCATACCCTTCT GAGACAGAGAAGGTGGCATTGGCTGAATCAACTGGGTTGGACCAAAAACAGATAAATAATTGGTTTATAAATCAAAGGAAACGCCACTGGAAACCTTCTGAAGACTCGCAATTCATGGTGATGGATGGCTTGCATTCACCAAATGCAGTTCTTTATATGGATGGTCATTACATGGGTGGCGGCCCTTATAGTCCGGGCCCATCTTAG